A segment of the Candidatus Neomarinimicrobiota bacterium genome:
GCATCTTGACAGTGGTAGCTTCCTTTAGCTTGCAACCTGAGAGATAGCTTGAGGTCGAGGTTGATATTTTTCCCACGACCGGAATCTCAATGACCGTTTTTTCCTCTATGTGATATTCCTTATCACCTGCATAAAGGGGGAGGGTATAGGTGAAAAGACCTAAAATAATTGCAAGGATTAAAGCAGTTCTAGTTTTCATAATAATTTCTCTTTCTCCAAAGTTCCAGGATTCTATCCTGTTGGTATGTTTTTGCGATACACGTGCCATATGCCATAATAAAGCAAGGCGGATACCAAAACAGAAATAGCTGTATCCATATTAAAGATATATGCCCAAAAATTCCCGTATATAGCCATATCGGAATCGAACCCTTTTTCCATGATTTCCCATTGATCGATAATGACCTGGTTGAAACCCCAGAAAAACTTCCCGATGGTTTTTAACAGGGCGGCACTCTGGAATATGATAGCCCAGCTGATTGACAGAAGAATGGGTGCACCGATTCCAATCAGGAGGGGGCGTCCTTTCACATAGGTTCCCACCAGCATCAGGAACAGGGCAAGTGGTGCCATGTGGATGGCTGCAAAAATGAGATAGCCAAACCAATCCCAGATAAGTCTGAAGTAGGATATTTGACTCAAGATCAAACCAGCCAGAGAAGAAAAGGGTTCACCCATGATCCAGATAGCCATTCGAATGAACATGAGATATTCCAGCGAAAGGAAGAGTGTTAATCCAATCACACCGACAAGTCCAGCACCTATTTTGGAGCCGAGAAGCATATGATCATTTACAGGTAGGCTGCGATAAAAGAGGGTACTGTTGTCAGCACGCTCCTTGTAAATGGCATCTGAAAAGTAGAACATGCTCAGGAAAAGGATGAATGCAAAGGTGCCCATCATTCCAAAACGGAGACCGAAGGCAACAGGCACGGCGACTTTACTGAGCATCTTTTCAACACTGCGGGGAGCGTCCTTCCCATCAATGGTAATCTCAAGATCGTTTCCATTCAGGCGGATATCCAGATCAACTTCTTCATCGTCATTGAATTGAAAATCCTCTAATATGATATGCCCTTCCTGATCCAATTTTTCATGGAAAAAGTCTGATCCACGGGATACCGACAGCAACATGAGCAGGTTTAGAAAGGTGATGACCAGGATGGTTCCGATGATGACCCTTTGCCATTCCAGCCATTCACGTTTAAAAAGAACCAATAACTGTTTCATGACTCACCTCCCATAAGAGCGACAAATATGTCAGCGACAGAGGGTGTCTGGATTTCACCCAGACCGACCAACGCTTTGCTCTCAGTGTTTTCAAGTAAAAAGACTCTCCGCCCAAGGATACCGTACTCGCTTATCGGTTTGAGTTGTTCTCTCAGCGCTTCTACCTGATCGGCTGGAACGGTTATCTGGGTAAATCGCTGGCTCAGCTCATCGATACTGGCGTAGAGCAGGATTTTACCTCTGTTGATAAAAATGACATCAGAGAGGATATGCTCCACCTCTTCGATTTGGTGTGTAGAGATGAGAACGGATTTTTCTTCATCGAAGTAATCTTCCAAAACGCTGGTATACAGTTGTTTTCTGAAAAGGATATCCAGGCCGTGGGTGGGCTCATCCAGGATGAGTAAATTGGTGTCTGCAGCCAGAGTAACCGCAAGATGTAATTGGGTTTTCATCCCCTTGCTCAGGGACTTGATCTTTTTATCCATTGATATGGTTGTGGATTTCAGAAAGCTCTCTGCTTTTTCGCGATGAAACCCGGGATGAA
Coding sequences within it:
- a CDS encoding ABC transporter ATP-binding protein; protein product: MSALIELTNVSKSYGDLKALDGVSIQIPPGRIVGLVGPNGAGKTTLLRAITGELDYQGEAKVLDFEPRTQRAALMEKTGVIHDIAVLPSWMKVKELLSFLEGIHPGFHREKAESFLKSTTISMDKKIKSLSKGMKTQLHLAVTLAADTNLLILDEPTHGLDILFRKQLYTSVLEDYFDEEKSVLISTHQIEEVEHILSDVIFINRGKILLYASIDELSQRFTQITVPADQVEALREQLKPISEYGILGRRVFLLENTESKALVGLGEIQTPSVADIFVALMGGES